The proteins below come from a single Bremerella alba genomic window:
- a CDS encoding c-type cytochrome: MTKKQVWTFLSTFALLLSLGSAALAKEPTATDPKHFKVADGFKVELLYSVPKDQQGSWVSMCVGPDGNLIVCDQYGKLYHVAVPDAGTKGEVAVTPIDVEIGGAQGLIWAFDSLYVVVNSGQFPSGLHRVTDSNGDGKLDKVTELRKLKGGGEHGPHAIMLHPDGEHLVVVCGNQTNETEFATSRVPQVWDEDLMLPRIFGRGFMRDKMAPGGYIAKIDPEGKEWELMAVGFRNEYDAAFNQDGELFTYDADMEWDLNTPWYRPTRICHVVSGAEFGWRNGSGKWPEYYPDSTPATIDIGPGSPTGVAFGYGADFPQKYQDAFYACDWSYGKLYAVHFEEDGASYKATAEEFITGTPLPLTDIIVRPADKALYFTVGGRKVQSGLYRVTYVGDDRAEEQVASSDSNDKMELRRELEKLHLAQDSSGNDLALANLGSDDRFIRQAARIALEHQDPATWQAKALALSDANSVINTAIALARTGDDSQRGQVLDKLDTIDYASASKSQKLDLIRAYGLVLMRMGDDAAVRDRYLKKFEPLLPAQSPEENRMLAELLVRLQSPVAAPRLVALLESTPTQEQQIELAKSLRLLKAGWTDQLQERYFRWFHKAATYRGGASFALFVQDIKKEAVENLSPERKKALASILDHKPTSNAPVFSGKPRTLVKKWTVEDLATVVEPSALKNRNYDRGRQLFGEASCFACHRFAEQGGAIGPDLTGLSGRFSPRDILESTLLPSKQVSDQYQAVKILTEDGKVVVGRIVNLHGDVIKVNTNMLDPNAMTDVNQNQIEEIAPSDKSMMPEGLLDNFTEDEIKDLMAYLLSRGDRNNAMFSEN; the protein is encoded by the coding sequence ATGACAAAAAAGCAAGTTTGGACCTTCCTCAGCACATTCGCGCTGCTGCTCAGTTTGGGCAGTGCGGCGCTCGCCAAGGAACCCACCGCTACCGATCCCAAGCACTTCAAGGTTGCCGATGGTTTCAAGGTGGAACTTCTCTACTCGGTGCCGAAAGATCAACAGGGATCTTGGGTCAGCATGTGCGTCGGCCCAGACGGCAATCTGATTGTCTGCGATCAGTACGGCAAGCTGTATCATGTTGCGGTGCCGGATGCAGGCACCAAGGGTGAAGTCGCGGTGACCCCCATCGATGTCGAGATTGGCGGAGCCCAAGGTTTGATCTGGGCGTTCGACAGTTTGTACGTCGTGGTCAATAGCGGTCAGTTTCCCAGCGGACTCCATCGCGTTACCGACAGCAATGGAGATGGCAAGCTTGATAAAGTCACCGAGCTTCGCAAGCTCAAAGGTGGCGGCGAGCATGGTCCTCATGCCATCATGTTGCACCCCGATGGCGAGCACTTAGTGGTTGTTTGTGGTAACCAGACCAACGAGACCGAATTTGCAACCTCGCGCGTGCCGCAAGTCTGGGACGAAGACCTGATGCTGCCACGTATTTTTGGCCGCGGTTTCATGCGAGACAAAATGGCCCCCGGCGGATATATCGCCAAGATCGACCCCGAAGGCAAAGAGTGGGAGTTGATGGCCGTTGGTTTCCGAAATGAATACGACGCCGCTTTCAACCAAGACGGAGAGCTGTTCACTTACGATGCCGATATGGAGTGGGACCTGAACACGCCTTGGTATCGCCCGACCCGCATTTGTCATGTTGTCAGTGGTGCCGAATTCGGATGGCGCAATGGATCTGGCAAGTGGCCAGAGTACTACCCAGACAGCACCCCGGCCACGATTGATATCGGCCCTGGCTCTCCGACCGGCGTTGCATTCGGCTATGGGGCCGACTTCCCGCAGAAGTATCAGGACGCGTTCTACGCTTGCGATTGGAGCTACGGCAAGCTGTACGCGGTGCACTTTGAAGAGGACGGAGCGTCCTACAAGGCAACCGCCGAAGAATTCATCACCGGCACGCCGCTGCCCCTCACCGATATCATCGTGCGACCTGCCGACAAGGCCCTTTACTTCACCGTGGGTGGCCGTAAGGTTCAGTCGGGCCTATACCGAGTGACCTACGTGGGGGACGACCGCGCCGAAGAACAGGTCGCCTCGTCCGACAGCAACGACAAGATGGAACTTCGTCGTGAACTAGAGAAGCTGCATCTGGCCCAGGATTCGTCTGGCAACGACCTCGCTTTGGCGAACCTCGGAAGCGACGATCGTTTCATCCGTCAGGCGGCCCGCATCGCTCTCGAGCATCAAGATCCGGCCACCTGGCAAGCCAAAGCACTCGCACTCAGCGACGCCAACAGCGTGATTAACACGGCCATCGCGTTGGCTCGTACCGGCGATGACTCGCAGCGAGGCCAGGTTCTGGACAAGCTCGACACGATCGACTACGCCTCGGCCAGCAAGTCGCAGAAGCTCGATCTCATACGGGCCTATGGCTTGGTGCTCATGCGAATGGGAGACGACGCTGCGGTTCGTGACCGCTACTTGAAGAAGTTCGAACCGCTACTGCCGGCCCAGTCTCCGGAAGAAAATCGCATGCTGGCCGAACTGCTCGTTCGCTTGCAATCGCCGGTCGCTGCCCCGCGTCTGGTCGCGTTGCTGGAATCGACTCCAACGCAGGAACAGCAGATCGAACTGGCTAAAAGCTTGCGACTGCTGAAAGCTGGCTGGACCGATCAACTACAAGAGCGTTACTTCCGTTGGTTCCACAAAGCGGCGACCTATCGCGGCGGGGCCAGCTTCGCGTTGTTCGTCCAGGACATCAAAAAGGAAGCCGTCGAGAATCTTTCGCCTGAACGCAAAAAGGCCTTGGCTTCCATTCTGGATCATAAGCCAACCTCCAACGCCCCTGTGTTTAGCGGCAAGCCTCGCACGCTTGTGAAGAAGTGGACCGTCGAAGATCTGGCAACCGTTGTCGAACCTTCAGCACTGAAGAACCGCAACTACGACCGGGGGCGACAGCTATTCGGTGAAGCAAGCTGCTTTGCCTGCCATCGGTTTGCCGAGCAAGGCGGGGCGATTGGTCCCGACCTGACCGGCCTCTCGGGACGCTTCAGTCCTCGCGACATCCTCGAGTCGACCCTCTTGCCGAGCAAGCAGGTAAGCGACCAATACCAGGCCGTCAAGATTTTGACCGAAGACGGTAAGGTTGTGGTGGGTCGTATCGTGAATCTGCATGGGGACGTGATCAAGGTGAACACCAACATGCTCGACCCGAACGCGATGACCGATGTCAACCAAAACCAGATCGAAGAAATCGCCCCATCCGACAAATCGATGATGCCGGAAGGATTGCTGGACAACTTTACCGAAGACGAGATCAAGGACCTGATGGCTTATCTTCTGTCGCGAGGCGATCGCAACAACGCGATGTTCAGCGAGAACTAG
- a CDS encoding PQQ-binding-like beta-propeller repeat protein produces MISRYTTIALLLFTGAIPSLAAENDQDWPQWRGPDRNGKSSATGLISDWEEKQPKLLWMAEGLGEGYASVSIVGNDLYTTGNFSDGQAVVCFDLASQKVAWKQNLTSKVPKHGYTGSRCTPTVDGEDLYVVMSEGTVARLNRKSGDIVWQRNLQEEYGAALPSWGFAESPLIDGDKLICGSGSSKALLVCLDKKTGREIWVTPRGDADLGEKGKDEAGYSSTLVCNAAGKKQYVKLIGRGLIGVDAETGELLWSYNQVANGVANIPDPVIDGDYIFASTGYQTGAGLVHLKNNGGKIEAEEVYFLDAKTFQNHHGGMIKVGDYIYAGTKHNSGFPICVEMKTGKVQWGGDFRPEGKGSAAILYADGNLIYRYQSGLLALVEANPNEYVLKGTFTPEFQEKESWSHPVIVDGKLYLREQDKLMCYDLSS; encoded by the coding sequence ATGATTAGCCGGTACACAACGATCGCACTGCTTCTGTTTACAGGGGCCATCCCTTCGCTGGCTGCAGAGAACGATCAGGATTGGCCTCAATGGCGAGGTCCCGACCGAAACGGTAAATCGTCTGCGACCGGTTTGATTTCTGATTGGGAAGAAAAGCAGCCCAAGCTGTTATGGATGGCCGAAGGGCTCGGCGAAGGTTACGCCAGTGTTTCGATCGTGGGCAATGACCTCTACACCACCGGCAACTTCTCTGATGGTCAGGCTGTTGTTTGTTTTGACCTGGCCTCGCAGAAAGTCGCCTGGAAGCAAAACCTGACATCGAAAGTCCCCAAGCACGGCTACACCGGCTCGCGCTGCACGCCGACGGTCGACGGAGAAGACTTGTACGTTGTGATGTCGGAAGGGACCGTCGCACGTTTGAACCGCAAATCGGGAGACATCGTCTGGCAGCGTAATCTCCAAGAAGAGTATGGTGCGGCACTGCCTAGCTGGGGCTTCGCAGAATCGCCACTGATTGACGGTGATAAATTGATCTGTGGTTCTGGATCGTCCAAAGCCCTGCTGGTTTGTCTTGATAAAAAGACCGGCCGCGAAATCTGGGTGACCCCCCGGGGCGACGCTGATTTAGGCGAAAAGGGCAAAGATGAGGCAGGCTATTCTTCGACTCTCGTTTGCAATGCTGCCGGCAAGAAGCAATACGTCAAATTGATTGGCCGCGGTTTGATTGGTGTCGATGCCGAGACCGGCGAACTTCTCTGGTCGTACAATCAAGTCGCCAACGGTGTGGCCAACATTCCCGATCCCGTGATCGACGGAGATTACATCTTCGCTTCCACCGGCTACCAAACGGGGGCAGGGCTGGTTCACTTAAAGAACAACGGCGGCAAGATTGAAGCTGAAGAAGTTTACTTTCTCGATGCGAAGACGTTCCAAAACCATCATGGCGGAATGATCAAGGTGGGCGACTACATCTACGCCGGCACCAAGCATAACAGTGGCTTTCCGATTTGCGTCGAAATGAAGACCGGCAAAGTCCAGTGGGGAGGCGACTTCCGACCTGAGGGAAAAGGATCAGCCGCAATTCTTTACGCCGACGGCAATTTGATCTACCGCTATCAATCGGGCCTTCTCGCACTCGTGGAAGCGAACCCCAACGAGTACGTTCTCAAAGGAACGTTCACGCCTGAATTTCAGGAGAAAGAAAGCTGGTCGCATCCGGTAATCGTGGATGGCAAGCTTTATCTTCGCGAGCAAGACAAGCTGATGTGCTACGACCTAAGTTCCTAA
- a CDS encoding DUF4339 domain-containing protein — MPSSSSSTQSELRWYYAVDDAHVGPVSATKFWQLAEEGVIKAETLVWCTGYTDWVPAKTIDGLFRSRPSRSSDSGFMGGSPSSAQLNPTPMKPPPMEGITAELDSTLLMQIAKSGILLGLLCIVFTRGCDQIDQARIDGLSAERSISEQEFEQREASELAPLQQTVDELQAKEFVSAEDKKQQQEAVEALRTAKVMMANERKRMESETWGPLRAEEARAASEKLAVQMFRRIAGLLGTTLTLLGLGIALFYGPPDQQLGIWIVLAVLIAAAYLA, encoded by the coding sequence ATGCCCTCGTCTTCTAGCTCGACCCAATCAGAACTGCGGTGGTACTACGCCGTCGACGACGCCCACGTAGGCCCCGTCTCGGCGACTAAATTTTGGCAATTGGCCGAAGAAGGGGTCATTAAAGCCGAGACTCTTGTCTGGTGTACCGGTTACACCGATTGGGTTCCGGCGAAAACGATCGACGGGCTTTTTCGATCTCGTCCGAGCCGTTCCAGTGATTCGGGCTTTATGGGAGGCTCGCCGAGTTCAGCACAACTTAACCCAACCCCCATGAAGCCCCCTCCGATGGAGGGCATCACTGCGGAGCTCGATTCCACGTTATTGATGCAAATTGCGAAGTCGGGCATTCTGCTAGGCCTGCTTTGTATCGTGTTTACCCGAGGTTGCGATCAAATCGACCAGGCTCGCATCGATGGGCTTTCCGCGGAAAGAAGTATCTCGGAGCAAGAGTTTGAACAACGCGAGGCATCGGAACTTGCCCCGTTGCAACAAACGGTCGACGAGCTTCAGGCCAAAGAATTTGTTTCTGCCGAGGATAAGAAACAACAGCAGGAAGCGGTCGAAGCGTTGCGTACGGCCAAAGTCATGATGGCCAACGAGCGAAAGCGAATGGAGTCGGAAACCTGGGGCCCGCTTCGCGCGGAGGAAGCACGCGCGGCCTCCGAGAAGCTCGCGGTGCAAATGTTTCGGCGAATTGCCGGACTGCTGGGGACTACGCTCACACTGCTGGGGCTTGGTATCGCTCTTTTCTATGGCCCCCCAGACCAACAACTGGGCATTTGGATTGTGTTGGCAGTCCTGATCGCTGCTGCTTACTTGGCGTAG